The stretch of DNA CACTTACTGAAGTGAGCGGAAAGGAATTTTCCAAACAGAAAAAACCAAAACTTATTACTTTCTTCTTTACAAATTGTCCAGACGTTTGTCCTACCACAATAATTGACTTAAAAAAACTACAAAAATTAATGAAGGAAAAAGGAATATCTGATGATCAGTATCTTATTCTAGCAGTGACATTGGACCCGGAATACGATACGAAAGAGAGAATTTTAGAGTATAAAAATGCTTTTGAAATTTCGAGCTCCAATTGGCTGTTCTTGAGAGGCTCTGAAGAAGAAACAAAGAAATTTGCTCAAAACTTCAATATGATATATGAAAAAAATCAAGATGGGTTTGTTGTTCATTCCACAACTATGTATGTGGTGGATTCGAATGAACAAATAAGAGCCATTCATGATATGGCGACAGGTGATCAACGAGTGAATATCAAGAAAATTGCAGATCATTTAATACAGCTAATGGATTAACGGAAACAAGATTGTGTTTTTTGCTTATTAACAAAATTATCTAATTTTCATAGATTGGAAAAAAGGAGTTATTTGGAGGATAGCAATCATGCAGAAAGAGTTAGAGGAATTGGCGAAGGAGAGAAAAATAGAACAGAAATCGAAGCCTACTCAATCATTTTCTTCACCAACAAGTGCAGTGTCCTTAGAAGAGACTAGAATTCTTTCCGAATATATTGATCAGCAAAATTTGTTCAAGATAATTAGTCAAGAAAAATCACTCCGGAAGCCCCTTACACTTAAGAAATTTTTCAAGATGAAACGAAATCAAGAAGTGGTGATTTCCTCTGTTATCGAAAAAGATGTAACTGTGAAGACAGAGGGA from Cytobacillus dafuensis encodes:
- a CDS encoding SCO family protein, whose protein sequence is MRVFVVAILLVAGFMAFYFFWPQSLDLPKIGHVKDSALTEVSGKEFSKQKKPKLITFFFTNCPDVCPTTIIDLKKLQKLMKEKGISDDQYLILAVTLDPEYDTKERILEYKNAFEISSSNWLFLRGSEEETKKFAQNFNMIYEKNQDGFVVHSTTMYVVDSNEQIRAIHDMATGDQRVNIKKIADHLIQLMD